Proteins from a single region of Pangasianodon hypophthalmus isolate fPanHyp1 chromosome 7, fPanHyp1.pri, whole genome shotgun sequence:
- the LOC113542717 gene encoding uncharacterized protein LOC113542717: MQYTDLRPKMMVMLWITVMLFNKTDSAQKNIVHQPKLVITATAGDNVTLHCFLLGEENIDPMVWYKQAGGHEPSLLAVIQKGQDPIYKDELNSPRFRIERGSKSCHLRIINVKLSDEAMYYCGLGTFLPTFAKGTFLSVKDKPELKVSVLQSSVLDSVPAGASVTLQCSVLSESRAADLQVLWFRAAPPQSHPQIIYTHHNSSHQCESGSSTHTCVYNFSKNISHNDTGTYYCAVAVCGKIIFGNGTRVQQENCATAFNPVVICLGTALVMCGILISAQAVLLCKSKNCQQYRERFQHGAVTNTEKTNAQNQDAVELNYAALHFNEKKRARENRGRSQGSVYSEVKSSTITHLNSL, from the exons ATGCAGTACACAGACCTCAGACCCaagatgatggtgatgttgtGGATTACAGTGatgctttttaataaaactg ATTCTGCACAAAAGAACATTGTCCACCAGCCGAAACTGGTGATCACTGCTACTGCTGGTGATAACGTGACTCTACATTGCTTTCTGTTGGGAGAAGAAAACATTGATCCCATGGTTTGGTACAAGCAAGCAGGAGGACACGAGCCTTCTCTATTGGCCGTGATACAGAAAGGTCAGGATCCCATTTACAAAGATGAATTAAATTCTCCACGGTTCAGAATCGAGAGAGGAAGCAAGAGCTGTCACTTGAGAATAATTAATGTGAAACTGTCAGATGAGGCCATGTATTACTGTGGCTTAGGTACATTTTTACCAACATTTGCAAAAGGAACTTTTTTGTCAGTGAAAG ATAAACCCGAGTTAAAAGTGTCAGTGTTGCAGAGCAGCGTGTTGGACTCGGTTCCTGCAGGAGCCTCAGTGACTCTGCAGTGCTCGGTTCTCtctgagagcagagcagcagatcTCCAAGTGCTCTGGTTCAGAGCTGCTCCACCACAATCCCATCCtcaaatcatttacactcatcacaacagcagccatcagtgtgagagcggctcttctacacacacctgtgtgtacaaCTTCTCCAAGAACATCAGCCACAATGATACTGGCACTTACTACTGCGCTGTGGCCGTGTGTGGGAAGATCATTTTTGGGAACGGGACACGAGTACAACAGGAGAATTGTG CAACAGCTTTTAATCCTGTAGTGATCTGTCTGGGAACAGCGTTGGTAATGTGCGGGATTCTGATCTCTGCTCAAGCTGTTTTACTCTGTAAAAGCAAAAACTGTCAGCAATACAGAG agagaTTTCAGCATGGTGCTGTGACAAACACTGAGAAGACGAACGCTCAG AACCAGGATGCTGTGGAGCTGAATTACGCTGccttacattttaatgaaaagaaaagagcgAGAGAAAATCGAGGTCGATCTCAAGGCAGTGTATACTCTGAAGTGAAATCTTCCACCATTACTCACTTAAATAGTCTTTAA